One genomic segment of Musa acuminata AAA Group cultivar baxijiao chromosome BXJ3-3, Cavendish_Baxijiao_AAA, whole genome shotgun sequence includes these proteins:
- the LOC135632707 gene encoding transcription factor ILI5-like, with amino-acid sequence MSNRRSRVSEEEINRLVSKLQSLLPETRQRGAGRASAAKLLKETCNYIRSLNRDVDDLSDRLSAIMATMDSSSAEAEMVRSLLRS; translated from the exons ATGTCGAACAGGAGGTCCCGAGTCTCGGAGGAAGAGATCAACAGGCTCGTTTCCAAGCTCCAGTCTCTCCTGCCGGAGACCCGCCAACGAGGCGCCGGCAGG GCTTCAGCTGCGAAGCTGCTGAAGGAGACGTGCAACTACATCAGGAGCCTCAACCGGGACGTGGACGACCTGAGCGACCGGCTCTCGGCCATCATGGCGACGATGGACAGCAGCAGCGCCGAGGCCGAGATGGTCCGGAGCCTCCTCCGGTCCTGA
- the LOC135584479 gene encoding binding partner of ACD11 1-like isoform X1 yields MSLSGYTVEVTNLSPNATERDLYDFFSFSGAIEHIEIIRTGEYASTAYVTFRDPHALETAVLLSGATIIDQHVCIARWGSYDEDCSFWNRPSHEDNTQSTMPEVNHLNTTPREAVTMTQEVVKTMLAMGYELSKDALIKAKAFDESHHVTATAAAMVADLSNRSGLTDKINAGLNAVTSVDERYHLSATTKAVVSATTRTAANITNSVVSSSYFSAGALLVSDALNKAAKVAADLATHGAKR; encoded by the exons ATGAGTCTAAGCGGATACACGGTGGAAGTCACTAACCTCTCTCCTAATGCAACCGAGAGAGATCTATAtgacttcttttctttttctgggGCTATTGAGCACATTGAGATTATCAG GACTGGAGAATATGCATCTACTGCTTATGTAACTTTCAGAGATCCTCATGCTTTAGAAACCGCTGTCTTGCTCAGT GGAGCTACCATTATTGATCAACATGTATGCATAGCACGCTGGGGATCTTATGATGAAGATTGTAGTTTTTGGAACAGACCATCTCATGAAGACAATACACAGTCCACG ATGCCCGAGGTCAACCATTTGAACACGACTCCTAGAGAAGCTGTGACAATGACTCAGGAGGTGGTCAAGACCATGCTGGCAATGGGATACGAGTTAAGTAAAGATGCCTTGATCAAGGCCAAAGCATTTGATGAATCTCATCATGTCACAGCTACTGCTGCTGCCATGGTTGCTGATCTGAGCAACAGAAGTGGACTGACTGACAAGATCAATGCTGGTCTGAATGCTGTGACGTCGGTGGATGAGAGGTATCATCTATCTGCGACCACCAAGGCAGTTGTATCTGCCACAACGAGAACAGCAGCAAACATCACAAACTCAGTAGTTAGCAGCAGCTACTTCTCTGCTGGAGCTCTTTTGGTTTCAGATGCTCTAAACAAAGCTGCCAAGGTTGCAGCAGATTTGGCCACTCATGGTGCTAAAAGGTGA
- the LOC135584479 gene encoding binding partner of ACD11 1-like isoform X2 has translation MSLSGYTVEVTNLSPNATERDLYDFFSFSGAIEHIEIIRTGEYASTAYVTFRDPHALETAVLLSMPEVNHLNTTPREAVTMTQEVVKTMLAMGYELSKDALIKAKAFDESHHVTATAAAMVADLSNRSGLTDKINAGLNAVTSVDERYHLSATTKAVVSATTRTAANITNSVVSSSYFSAGALLVSDALNKAAKVAADLATHGAKR, from the exons ATGAGTCTAAGCGGATACACGGTGGAAGTCACTAACCTCTCTCCTAATGCAACCGAGAGAGATCTATAtgacttcttttctttttctgggGCTATTGAGCACATTGAGATTATCAG GACTGGAGAATATGCATCTACTGCTTATGTAACTTTCAGAGATCCTCATGCTTTAGAAACCGCTGTCTTGCTCAGT ATGCCCGAGGTCAACCATTTGAACACGACTCCTAGAGAAGCTGTGACAATGACTCAGGAGGTGGTCAAGACCATGCTGGCAATGGGATACGAGTTAAGTAAAGATGCCTTGATCAAGGCCAAAGCATTTGATGAATCTCATCATGTCACAGCTACTGCTGCTGCCATGGTTGCTGATCTGAGCAACAGAAGTGGACTGACTGACAAGATCAATGCTGGTCTGAATGCTGTGACGTCGGTGGATGAGAGGTATCATCTATCTGCGACCACCAAGGCAGTTGTATCTGCCACAACGAGAACAGCAGCAAACATCACAAACTCAGTAGTTAGCAGCAGCTACTTCTCTGCTGGAGCTCTTTTGGTTTCAGATGCTCTAAACAAAGCTGCCAAGGTTGCAGCAGATTTGGCCACTCATGGTGCTAAAAGGTGA
- the LOC135634190 gene encoding uncharacterized protein LOC135634190, whose translation MSSCSRRSSRPVLHAQRSISPGGGSSAFASSSSRFTGRSPASFFHHYEHHRSASPTRVHLVGAAPSQNPAVRFSLDRSTSPGRSLAAADKRSPSTTAGRVRRTCLCAPTTHPGSFRCRLHKGLHIHHAAVSSPSNRLNARRSAMTNSLVRIGAVEGEWVKRALAALIRPSSHQQRRRADFHPRPSRLSRMSKADGP comes from the coding sequence atgTCGTCGTGTTCAAGAAGATCGAGCCGGCCGGTGCTACATGCTCAGCGATCGATATCGCCGGGCGGCGGCTCGTCCGCCTTCGCGTCATCTTCGTCTCGCTTCACCGGCCGGTCTCCGGCCTCCTTCTTCCACCACTACGAGCATCACCGCTCCGCTTCTCCCACCCGCGTCCACCTCGTGGGCGCGGCCCCTTCTCAGAACCCGGCCGTACGCTTCTCCCTCGACCGCTCAACCTCCCCCGGCCGATCCCTTGCCGCCGCCGACAAACGCTCCCCCTCCACGACCGCCGGTCGCGTTCGACGCACCTGCCTCTGCGCCCCCACCACCCACCCCGGCTCCTTCCGCTGCAGACTCCACAAGGGCCTCCACATCCACCACGCCGCTGTTTCCTCGCCATCTAACCGCCTCAACGCCCGCCGCTCGGCGATGACGAACTCCCTGGTCCGGATCGGGGCCGTGGAGGGTGAGTGGGTGAAGCGTGCCCTCGCCGCCCTCATCCGCCCGTCCTCCCACCAGCAACGGCGGAGGGCCGACTTCCATCCTCGCCCTAGCCGCCTCTCCCGCATGTCCAAGGCCGACGGTCCATAG
- the LOC135634191 gene encoding uncharacterized protein LOC135634191, whose amino-acid sequence MEISGLPCCVLSFTLLLLPLSIASVELQKAPVSGRKQLEEDGFGAWRRFVAEVPSAGDATAQNRTFVLAAERTYRQDPMNGYQRYTGGWNIRNQHYWASVSFTAMPLFAIAVAWFLGFGIVLLLICCCYCCCRRRKHSYSRAADVISLILLVLLTCAAIAGSVILYDGQGRFHKSTSATLDYVVGQANLTVDNLQKFSSSLADARNIGVDQIFLPTDMQSKIDVLHTKINTSATALSTQTSKNSESIHGVLDAVGWNLIVVSAVMLLLAFLGFVFSIFGLQFLVSILVVVGWILVAGTFILCGIFLLIHNVVGDACVAMDEWVDHPHAHTALDDILPCVDVATADESMQRSKQVTFQLVNLVNQVIVNISNADFPPGMAPLYYNQSGPPAPPLCNPYLPDMSNRTCLPGEVDFNSASKVWKGHVCQTARVGGSDVCTTVGRITPSIYYQMTAATNVSHGLYYYGPFLAQLADCTFVRETFAALASNNCPGLDLYSKWIFVGLVILSAAVMFSSTFWMVYARERRHRKYNKQLSGRERVPLDF is encoded by the exons ATGGAGATTTCCGGATTGCCATGCTGCGTCCTCTCTTTCACGCTTCTCCTCCTTCCCTTATCCATCGCCTCGGTAGAGCTCCAGAAGGCGCCCGTTTCAG GTAGAAAACAGCTTGAAGAAGACGGCTTTGGTGCATGGAGGAGGTTCGTCGCCGAGGTGCCGTCCGCCGGCGACGCCACGGCGCAAAACAGAACCTTCGTGCTGGCGGCGGAGAGGACGTATAGGCAAGACCCCATGAACGGATACCAACGCTACACCGGCGGCTGGAACATCAGGAACCAACACTACTGGGCT TCCGTTTCTTTCACCGCCATGCCACTCTTCGCCATTGCCGTAGCTTGGTTCCTGGGATTCGGCATCGTCCTCCTCCTcatctgctgctgctactgctgttGCCGACGGCGGAAGCACTCCTACTCGCGAGCCGCCGATGTCATCTCTCTCATTCTCCTCGTACTACTTACCTGCGCTGCAAT CGCTGGATCTGTCATCCTGTACGACGGACAGGGGAGGTTTCACAAGAGCACATCGGCAACACTGGATTACGTTGTGGGACAAGCAAATCTGACAGTGGACAATCTGCAGAAGTTCTCCAGCAGTTTGGCTGATGCTCGGAACATCGGAGTGGATCAGATCTTTCTTCCTACCGATATGCAGAGCAAAATCGATGTGCTTCACACAAAGATCAACACCTCGGCCACTGCTCTCTCTACTCAGACATCAAAGAACTCCGAGAGTATCCATGGCGTGTTAGATGCAGT GGGTTGGAATCTGATCGTAGTGTCTGCAGTGATGCTGCTTTTGGCATTCCTCGGATTCG TATTCTCTATATTTGGACTGCAATTCCTTGTCTCTAT CTTGGTGGTTGTTGGGTGGATTTTAGTAGCAGGCACATTTATCTTATGTGGCATTTTTCTTCTTATCCACAA TGTGGTCGGGGACGCCTGCGTCGCCATGGACGAGTGGGTGGATCATCCGCACGCGCACACAGCTCTGGATGACATCCTTCCCTGCGTCGATGTCGCCACTGCCGATGAATCCATGCAACGAAGCAAGCAAGTCACGTTCCAGCTGGTCAACCTGGTCAACCAGGTCATCGTCAACATCTCCAACGCCGACTTTCCCCCTGGTATGGCGCCTCTCTACTACAACCAGTCCGGCCCGCCGGCGCCGCCTCTCTGCAACCCCTACTTGCCCGACATGTCCAACCGCACCTGTCTCCCCGGGGAGGTCGACTTCAACAGCGCATCAAAGGTATGGAAAGGCCACGTCTGCCAAACTGCTCGCGTCGGCGGGAGCGACGTGTGCACCACCGTGGGTCGGATCACTCCCAGCATCTACTACCAGATGACGGCGGCGACCAACGTGAGCCACGGACTGTACTACTACGGACCCTTCCTGGCGCAGCTGGCCGACTGCACCTTCGTCCGCGAAACCTTCGCGGCCCTGGCCAGCAACAACTGCCCCGGCCTGGACCTCTACAGCAAATGGATCTTCGTGGGTCTCGTCATATTGTCGGCCGCCGTCATGTTCTCCTCCACATTTTGGATGGTCTACGCCAGGGAGCGGCGGCACCGCAAGTACAACAAGCAGCTCAGTGGTCGAGAGAGGGTGCCTTTGGATTTCTGA